One Mauremys mutica isolate MM-2020 ecotype Southern chromosome 19, ASM2049712v1, whole genome shotgun sequence genomic window carries:
- the RASA4B gene encoding ras GTPase-activating protein 4B isoform X1, producing the protein MAKRSSLFIRIVEGKHLPAKDITGSSDPYCIVKIDNEAIIRTATVWKTLSPFWGEEYEVHLPPTFHSVSFYVMDEDALSRDDVIGKVCVTRDVLTAHPKGYNGWLNLTEIDPDEEVQGEIHLQIEILGSDTARKLRCSVFEARDLARKDRNGASDPFVRVRYNSKTQESSVVKKSCYPRWNETFEFDLDESATEKLCIEVWDWDLVSRNDFLGKVVFNIQGSQTVQQEEGWFRLRPDKSKPRVDEGNLGSLQLQVRLRDETVLPGSYYQPLVQLLCQEVKAGPKQDGKLCLITLIDETTTAECRQEVAINLVKLFLGQGLAKEFLDLLFKLELDKTDEPNTLFRSNSLASKSMESFLKVAGMQYLHSVLGPTVNRVFDEKKYIELDPSKVEIKEVGCSGLHRIQTESEVIQQSTQHLQSYLTDLLITIAKSVRTCPATIRATFRQLFKRVEEHFPENKHKNVKFIAVTSFLCLRFFSPAIMSPKLFHLREKHADARTSRTLLLLAKAIQTVGNMDAAASRAKEGWMAPLQPTIQQSISQMKEFITKLIDIEEKEEVDQPKAQTLVVKEGPLFIHKSKGKGPLLSSSFKKLYFSLTSEALSFAKTPSSKKSSFITLANIRAAEKVEEKSFGSSHVMQIIYADEAGQLEMAYLQCKCVNELNQWLSALRKVCVNNAEMLGSYHPGVFKGDKWSCCHQKDKTGLGCDKTRHGVTLQEWNDPLDPDLESQLIFRHLFGVRELMREKYLEMLTEKNENVLLRQSGDPENVDGPTRLFQVLQDLEDAHHTAVFSSGTLADGDRNCLLELQT; encoded by the exons CACGGGCAGCAGTGACCCTTACTGCATCGTGAAAATCGACAATGAAGCTATCATCAG GACGGCCACGGTCTGGAAGACACTATCCCCATTCTGGGGGGAGGAATATGAGGTCCATCTGCCACCCACCTTCCACAGCGTCTCCTTTTACGTGATGGATGAAGATGCACTCAG CCGCGATGATGTTATCGGGAAAGTCTGTGTCACTCGGGACGTGCTGACTGCGCATCCGAAGG GCTACAATGGCTGGCTGAACCTGACCGAAATCGATCCCGATGAGGAGGTGCAGGGGGAAATCCACCTCCAGATCGAGATCCTGGGCAGTGACACGGCGAGGAAGCTGCGCTGCAGCGTGTTTGAAGCCAG AGATTTGGCTCGGAAAGACCGGAACGGCGCTTCCGATCCCTTCGTCAGAGTTCGCTACAACAGCAAGACCCAGGAGAGCTCG GTGGTCAAGAAATCCTGCTACCCCCGCTGGAACGAGACCTTTGAGTTTGACCTGGACGAGTCAGCCACAGAGAAGCTCTGCATTGAGGTGTGGGACTGGGATCTCGTCAGCAGGAACGACTTCCTGGGGAAG GTGGTGTTTAATATCCAGGGTTCACAGACCGTTcagcaagaggaaggatggttcaggcTGAGGCCAGATAAATCCAAGCCCAGAGTGGATGA AGGcaacctgggctccctgcagctgcaggtGAGGCTTCGAGATGAGACGGTGCTGCCAGGCAGTTACTACCAGCCTCTGGTccagctgctgtgccaagaaGTAAAAGCAGGGCCCAAG CAGGATGGGAAGCTTTGTTTAATCACCCTGATTGACGAAACCACGACGGCGGAGTGTAGGCAGGAAGTGGCCATCAACCTCGTCAAGCTCTTCTTAGGCCAAGGCTTGGCCAAGGAGTTCCTGGATCTCCTCTTCAAGCTGGAGCTGGATAAAACAG ATGAGCCAAACACGTTATTCCGGAGCAACTCCCTGGCCTCGAAGTCGATGGAATCCTTTCTGAAG GTGGCAGGGATGCAGTATTTGCACAGCGTCCTGGGGCCGACAGTGAATCGCGTCTTTGACGAGAAGAAGTACATCGAGTTGGATCCCAGCAAGGTGGAGATTAAAGAGGTCGG GTGCTCCGGGCTCCATCGGATCCAGACGGAGAGCGAGGTGATCCAGCAGAGCACCCAGCACCTGCAGTCCTACCTGACCGACCTGCTCATCACTATCGCCAAGTCAGTGAGGACGTGTCCTGCCACCATCCGCGCCACCTTCAGGCAGCTCTTCAAGCGGGTCGAGGAGCACTTCCCGGAGAACAAACACAAG aaCGTGAAGTTCATTGCCGTCACCAGCTTCCTCTGCCTCcgcttcttctctcctgccatcatGTCCCCCAAGCTCTTCCACCTGCGGGAGAAGCATGCGGACGCCCGCACCAGTCGGACCCTGCTGCTCCTAGCCAAG GctatccagactgtggggaacaTGGACGCTGCGGCCAGCCGGGCCAAAGAAGGCTGGatggctcctctgcagcccacCATCCAGCAGAGCATCTCCCAGATGAAGGAGTTCATCACCAAGCTCATAGACATCGAGGAGAAGGAAG AGGTGGACCAGCCAAAGGCGCAGACGCTGGTTGTGAAGGAGGGGCCTTTATTTATCCACAAGAGCAAAGGCAAAGGGCCGCTGCTGTCGTCTTCCTTTAAGAAACTCTACTTCTCATTGACGAGCGAGGCCCTCAGCTTTGCCAAGACGCCCAGCTCCAAG AAAAGCTCCTTCATCACCCTGGCCAACATCCGGGCGGCCGAGAAGGTGGAGGAGAAAAGCTTTGGCAGCTCCCACGTGATGCAGATCATCTACGCTGATGAGGCAGGGCAGCTGGAGATGGCCTATCTGCAGTGCAAG TGCGTCAATGAGCTGAACCAGTGGCTCTCGGCCCTGAGGAAAGTCTGCGTTAACAACGCCGAGATGCTGGGCTCCTATCACCCGGGAGTGTTCAAAGGCGACAAATGGAGCTGCTGCCACCAAAAGGATAAAACAG GTTTGGGATGTGATAAAACCCGGCACGGAGTCACTCTGCAGGAATGGAATGACCCCCTGGATCCAGATCTAGAGTCTCAGTTAATTTTTAGACACCTGTTTGGAGTGAGGGAGTTAATGAG GGAAAAGTATCTGGAGATGTTGACAGAGAAAAATGAAAACGTTCTTCTGCGCCAAAGTGGAG ACCCCGAAAATGTGGACGGCCCTACAAGGCTGTTCCAGGTGCTGCAGGACCTCGAAGACGCCCATCACACAGCCGTCTTCAGCTCAGGCACCCTAGCTGACGGGGACAGAAACTGCCTCCTGGAGCTGCAGACGTGA
- the RASA4B gene encoding ras GTPase-activating protein 4B isoform X2, with translation MAKRSSLFIRIVEGKHLPAKDITGSSDPYCIVKIDNEAIIRTATVWKTLSPFWGEEYEVHLPPTFHSVSFYVMDEDALSRDDVIGKVCVTRDVLTAHPKGYNGWLNLTEIDPDEEVQGEIHLQIEILGSDTARKLRCSVFEARDLARKDRNGASDPFVRVRYNSKTQESSVVKKSCYPRWNETFEFDLDESATEKLCIEVWDWDLVSRNDFLGKVVFNIQGSQTVQQEEGWFRLRPDKSKPRVDEGNLGSLQLQVRLRDETVLPGSYYQPLVQLLCQEVKAGPKDGKLCLITLIDETTTAECRQEVAINLVKLFLGQGLAKEFLDLLFKLELDKTDEPNTLFRSNSLASKSMESFLKVAGMQYLHSVLGPTVNRVFDEKKYIELDPSKVEIKEVGCSGLHRIQTESEVIQQSTQHLQSYLTDLLITIAKSVRTCPATIRATFRQLFKRVEEHFPENKHKNVKFIAVTSFLCLRFFSPAIMSPKLFHLREKHADARTSRTLLLLAKAIQTVGNMDAAASRAKEGWMAPLQPTIQQSISQMKEFITKLIDIEEKEEVDQPKAQTLVVKEGPLFIHKSKGKGPLLSSSFKKLYFSLTSEALSFAKTPSSKKSSFITLANIRAAEKVEEKSFGSSHVMQIIYADEAGQLEMAYLQCKCVNELNQWLSALRKVCVNNAEMLGSYHPGVFKGDKWSCCHQKDKTGLGCDKTRHGVTLQEWNDPLDPDLESQLIFRHLFGVRELMREKYLEMLTEKNENVLLRQSGDPENVDGPTRLFQVLQDLEDAHHTAVFSSGTLADGDRNCLLELQT, from the exons CACGGGCAGCAGTGACCCTTACTGCATCGTGAAAATCGACAATGAAGCTATCATCAG GACGGCCACGGTCTGGAAGACACTATCCCCATTCTGGGGGGAGGAATATGAGGTCCATCTGCCACCCACCTTCCACAGCGTCTCCTTTTACGTGATGGATGAAGATGCACTCAG CCGCGATGATGTTATCGGGAAAGTCTGTGTCACTCGGGACGTGCTGACTGCGCATCCGAAGG GCTACAATGGCTGGCTGAACCTGACCGAAATCGATCCCGATGAGGAGGTGCAGGGGGAAATCCACCTCCAGATCGAGATCCTGGGCAGTGACACGGCGAGGAAGCTGCGCTGCAGCGTGTTTGAAGCCAG AGATTTGGCTCGGAAAGACCGGAACGGCGCTTCCGATCCCTTCGTCAGAGTTCGCTACAACAGCAAGACCCAGGAGAGCTCG GTGGTCAAGAAATCCTGCTACCCCCGCTGGAACGAGACCTTTGAGTTTGACCTGGACGAGTCAGCCACAGAGAAGCTCTGCATTGAGGTGTGGGACTGGGATCTCGTCAGCAGGAACGACTTCCTGGGGAAG GTGGTGTTTAATATCCAGGGTTCACAGACCGTTcagcaagaggaaggatggttcaggcTGAGGCCAGATAAATCCAAGCCCAGAGTGGATGA AGGcaacctgggctccctgcagctgcaggtGAGGCTTCGAGATGAGACGGTGCTGCCAGGCAGTTACTACCAGCCTCTGGTccagctgctgtgccaagaaGTAAAAGCAGGGCCCAAG GATGGGAAGCTTTGTTTAATCACCCTGATTGACGAAACCACGACGGCGGAGTGTAGGCAGGAAGTGGCCATCAACCTCGTCAAGCTCTTCTTAGGCCAAGGCTTGGCCAAGGAGTTCCTGGATCTCCTCTTCAAGCTGGAGCTGGATAAAACAG ATGAGCCAAACACGTTATTCCGGAGCAACTCCCTGGCCTCGAAGTCGATGGAATCCTTTCTGAAG GTGGCAGGGATGCAGTATTTGCACAGCGTCCTGGGGCCGACAGTGAATCGCGTCTTTGACGAGAAGAAGTACATCGAGTTGGATCCCAGCAAGGTGGAGATTAAAGAGGTCGG GTGCTCCGGGCTCCATCGGATCCAGACGGAGAGCGAGGTGATCCAGCAGAGCACCCAGCACCTGCAGTCCTACCTGACCGACCTGCTCATCACTATCGCCAAGTCAGTGAGGACGTGTCCTGCCACCATCCGCGCCACCTTCAGGCAGCTCTTCAAGCGGGTCGAGGAGCACTTCCCGGAGAACAAACACAAG aaCGTGAAGTTCATTGCCGTCACCAGCTTCCTCTGCCTCcgcttcttctctcctgccatcatGTCCCCCAAGCTCTTCCACCTGCGGGAGAAGCATGCGGACGCCCGCACCAGTCGGACCCTGCTGCTCCTAGCCAAG GctatccagactgtggggaacaTGGACGCTGCGGCCAGCCGGGCCAAAGAAGGCTGGatggctcctctgcagcccacCATCCAGCAGAGCATCTCCCAGATGAAGGAGTTCATCACCAAGCTCATAGACATCGAGGAGAAGGAAG AGGTGGACCAGCCAAAGGCGCAGACGCTGGTTGTGAAGGAGGGGCCTTTATTTATCCACAAGAGCAAAGGCAAAGGGCCGCTGCTGTCGTCTTCCTTTAAGAAACTCTACTTCTCATTGACGAGCGAGGCCCTCAGCTTTGCCAAGACGCCCAGCTCCAAG AAAAGCTCCTTCATCACCCTGGCCAACATCCGGGCGGCCGAGAAGGTGGAGGAGAAAAGCTTTGGCAGCTCCCACGTGATGCAGATCATCTACGCTGATGAGGCAGGGCAGCTGGAGATGGCCTATCTGCAGTGCAAG TGCGTCAATGAGCTGAACCAGTGGCTCTCGGCCCTGAGGAAAGTCTGCGTTAACAACGCCGAGATGCTGGGCTCCTATCACCCGGGAGTGTTCAAAGGCGACAAATGGAGCTGCTGCCACCAAAAGGATAAAACAG GTTTGGGATGTGATAAAACCCGGCACGGAGTCACTCTGCAGGAATGGAATGACCCCCTGGATCCAGATCTAGAGTCTCAGTTAATTTTTAGACACCTGTTTGGAGTGAGGGAGTTAATGAG GGAAAAGTATCTGGAGATGTTGACAGAGAAAAATGAAAACGTTCTTCTGCGCCAAAGTGGAG ACCCCGAAAATGTGGACGGCCCTACAAGGCTGTTCCAGGTGCTGCAGGACCTCGAAGACGCCCATCACACAGCCGTCTTCAGCTCAGGCACCCTAGCTGACGGGGACAGAAACTGCCTCCTGGAGCTGCAGACGTGA